In Pleuronectes platessa chromosome 5, fPlePla1.1, whole genome shotgun sequence, a single genomic region encodes these proteins:
- the srsf7a gene encoding serine and arginine rich splicing factor 7a isoform X2, producing MSHHSRSSSRTGDCKVYVGDLGNGAAKGELERAFSYYGPLRSVWVARNPPGFAFVEFEDPRDAEDAVKGMDGKLLCGSRVRVELSTGLSRKGRGRPSRRQFDPADRCYQCGDRGHYAYDCYRFSKRGRRSRSRSHSRSRSRSRSRGRRYRSNTRSRSHSRSRRRSPSYSRRRSRSGSPARNKSRTPVRSRSRSRSRSGSAPRRRSVSRSRSRSVPANHKKSSRSRSGSPNRSPAVAVA from the exons ATGTCGCACCACTCCCGTAGCTCGTCTCGGACCGGGGACTGTAAAGTGTACGTGGGTGACCTGGGCAATGGAGCTGCCAagggggagctggagcgagCGTTCAGTTATTACGGCCCACTGAGAAGTGTGTGGGTGGCGAGGAACCCCCCCGGGTTTGCCTTCGTGGAGTTTGAGGATCCCAGAGATGCAGAAGATGCTGTCAAAGGCATGGATGGAAA GCTTCTCTGTGGTTCCCGTGTTCGTGTGGAGTTGTCGACGGGCCTCTCCAGGAAGGGCCGAGGGCGCCCCAGCCGACGCCAGTTCGACCCCGCGGACCGGTGCTACCAGTGTGGGGACCGAGGGCATTACGCCTACGACTGCTACCGCTTCAGCAAGAGGGGCCGTCGCAGCAG GTCTCGCTCCCATTCCCGGTCTCGCTCCAGGTCCCGGTCCCGTGGACGTCGTTATCGCTCCAACACCCGCAGCCGCAGCCACAGCCG gagccGTCGCAGATCTCCGTCTTACTCCAGACGCAGGAGCAG GTCTGGCTCTCCAGCCCGCAACAAGTCCAGGACTCCCGTGAGAAG TCGCTCCAGATCCCGCTCTCGCTCTGGCTCGGCGCCGAGAAGACGCTCTGTCTCTCGGTCCCGCTCACGCTCTGTTCCAGCCAACCACAAGAAGAGCAG tcgTTCCCGTTCAGGAAGTCCAAACCGAAGCCCTGCGGTAGCAGTTGCCTGA
- the srsf7a gene encoding serine and arginine rich splicing factor 7a isoform X1 codes for MSHHSRSSSRTGDCKVYVGDLGNGAAKGELERAFSYYGPLRSVWVARNPPGFAFVEFEDPRDAEDAVKGMDGKLLCGSRVRVELSTGLSRKGRGRPSRRQFDPADRCYQCGDRGHYAYDCYRFSKRGRRSRSRSHSRSRSRSRSRGRRYRSNTRSRSHSRSRRRSPSYSRRRSRSGSPARNKSRTPVRSRSRSRSRSGSAPRRRSVSRSRSRSVPANHKKSSVWWDLSTALTPQLIPGPGSASWRCVRPAGG; via the exons ATGTCGCACCACTCCCGTAGCTCGTCTCGGACCGGGGACTGTAAAGTGTACGTGGGTGACCTGGGCAATGGAGCTGCCAagggggagctggagcgagCGTTCAGTTATTACGGCCCACTGAGAAGTGTGTGGGTGGCGAGGAACCCCCCCGGGTTTGCCTTCGTGGAGTTTGAGGATCCCAGAGATGCAGAAGATGCTGTCAAAGGCATGGATGGAAA GCTTCTCTGTGGTTCCCGTGTTCGTGTGGAGTTGTCGACGGGCCTCTCCAGGAAGGGCCGAGGGCGCCCCAGCCGACGCCAGTTCGACCCCGCGGACCGGTGCTACCAGTGTGGGGACCGAGGGCATTACGCCTACGACTGCTACCGCTTCAGCAAGAGGGGCCGTCGCAGCAG GTCTCGCTCCCATTCCCGGTCTCGCTCCAGGTCCCGGTCCCGTGGACGTCGTTATCGCTCCAACACCCGCAGCCGCAGCCACAGCCG gagccGTCGCAGATCTCCGTCTTACTCCAGACGCAGGAGCAG GTCTGGCTCTCCAGCCCGCAACAAGTCCAGGACTCCCGTGAGAAG TCGCTCCAGATCCCGCTCTCGCTCTGGCTCGGCGCCGAGAAGACGCTCTGTCTCTCGGTCCCGCTCACGCTCTGTTCCAGCCAACCACAAGAAGAGCAG CGTGTGGTGGGACCTGAGCACTGCACTGACACCACAGCTGATCCCAGGCCCAGGGTCTGCCAGCTGGCGGTGTGTACGTCCTGCGGGAGGGTGA